The Tursiops truncatus isolate mTurTru1 chromosome 9, mTurTru1.mat.Y, whole genome shotgun sequence DNA segment ATGATTACAGTTGTCAATaattttatggaggtttcatacTTATTCCCCCAGGTTTCACAATCCCAGGGTTAAAACTGGTTCACAAGTCAGTCGAAAAACAGGATTTCTCTGACTCTCCCACAATCCACAATTGCTTCATCTTCGACACCTCTCAAAGTTCCTCCTAATGAATTCTAGGATGTTCTGAATGTATTCATTGCAAAGCTTCTCAGTTACCCATGGTGcgatcttttcttctctctttctctgtctcatgtCACCACTGGGGCCACCAGCACCCATTTCCTACCTGTGTCATAGCTGTTGCTAAGAATTTATCACGTGTGTCTTGCACTGGCAACATCGCACAGATATTTTAGTGAAATAACTTCTTCAGATTTTTATCAATATAGCTtgctattaaaatttcaaatacagaagaacaaataatgaaaaatgaaagcctTTCACTGCTTCCTTATAAGGTTTTATGTACCAACATttatctatatacatacataaccCTACTAAATTCTATTTTCCACATAGCCCAGTCTCTGAATAATATTAGATTCAAAGAAAGTAGTTCATCCacaaaatattaatgaagaaGCATTTCCAATCCTTGTACCCATCTCTTGAAAACCCTAAAAGTGCCCCAGTTCAAACCCATACTATACTTTTCACGCTAGGATCTCTGATATGCTAAATCACAAAACTTTGTCAAGCCCCAATTTGtgcatatttttctcctttcttttctctttaacctCCAGTTCTTTATTCTGTACACTAGCTTGATTTTTCACTAAATCCTTCCTACTTTCAGGCAGATCTCTTTATACTCTTCTGATTTAGCATCTAAGAGAAGGGTAAGGAAGGAAAAGACTCACTTTAGTGTATGTAAGgagaataaaggagaaaggaaagacagGAATAATCATATATTAATAAATCTTATTCTGTCTACCTctcacacattttaatttttgcatgtttttacATACGGGTTCATTCTACATGTACTAAACAGTAACTGGggttttttatatttaatgttaataTATAGCTACTGTGTtcattatctattgctgcataacctATTATCCCCCAActtaaagcaacaaacatttattatctcacagtttctgtggatgAGTTTCAGATGCAACTTACCTAGGCAACTCTGGCTCAAAGTCTCTCATGAGGCTGCGTCAAGCTATTGGCTGAGGCTGTGATCTCATCTGAATGCCTGACCTGGAGTGAGGTGGGAATCTTCTTTTAAGTTCATTCATGTGGTTTTTGGCAGGCCTCAGTCCTTTGCCACATGGACCTCTCAGCAAGGTTGCCTCAGGACACGGCAGTCGGCTTTCCCAAGGGTTAGTGATCTAAGAGAGAATGAGCGAGAGTGTGCACAAGACAGAAACCAAGTCCTTTTCATAACCTAATCTCGGAAGTGACATGTCATCAATTCTATTGTATTCTGTTCATTAGGAGAGAGTCCGTAAATGCAGCCAAACTCAAGGAGAAGGCATTACACAGGGGAATTAACACTAGTAAGCAGAGATCACTGCGGGGAGGCCATCAGACACTGCctaccttattctttttaattttagcacaGTATTCCAAAGTTTGGACCAACTGTAATATTTTAAACTATCAGCCAtgatttcttgtttattttctttaattttcttttcacttcccGCCTTTTATTTGATTGGttctactttcttttctccagtgtttACAACTTATGCATGGTATTTGCCTTGCCTAGTTGACATTTTAGTCAGGATCTGTATTTTGCTGCCTACCCAACCCTGAGGACAAGATGAGACTCTGCATGCTTTTACTGCTCACctatgtcttcattttcttaaaatcatttgAAGTCTTAGGTCTAGATCTGTGCCGTCTGATATGGTCACACTAGACACACAGAGCTATTgaacacttaaaatgtggctGGTCTGAGTTGAGATGTgctttatgtataaaatacatgctggatttcaaagacttagtatgaagaaaaagaaatatattattaataatgttagagtcattacatacatatatatatatttattattacttgcggtacgcgggcctctcactgttgcggcctctcccgttgcggagcacaggctccggatgcacaggctcagtggccatggctcacgggcccagccgctccgcggcatgtgggatcttcccggaccggggtacgaacccgtgtcccctgcatcagcaggcggactctcaaccactgcaccaccagggaagccccagagtcatTATATTTTGATTATGTTACTGATTCTCATGTGGAATCAGCATTGAGAACAACAGATGGCTTTAAAATACAcaacagaagaggaaatgagaacCTCTTATCAATAGCAAACATGTCTATATTGTCCAAACCAGCGTAAGAGTGAATacgtatttactttttaaaaataggtctaaaaaaaacccaaaaactaaaACCCAATAGATCCATAGacctgttggttggttggttagaGCTTGTTGGTGCTCAGGAATGAAGATATAAGAAGTCTgcaacagctttttaaaatgatttcacaATTAATTCTAGTCTCTTGCTGCAGCAACGTGAGTAGGAGCACTGGGACTGTGGGCCTGGAGCAGAACTTCTTGGATTGTTTTAAGAAAATGGCAGGTGAGCAGGACATGGGGGAAATCACCAGCTTCAATAAGGCCAAGCTGAAGAAGACGGAGGCACAGGAGAAGAACACCCTGCTGACCAAAGAGACCACTGAGCAGGAGAAGCAAGCGGAGTGAAATTTTCTAAGAACCTGGAGGATCCTCTGCTCCCATCATCTTGGAGACCCTAGCTGTGATGTGGAGGAAGAGCCACCTGCAAGATGGACATGAGTGACAAGCTGCACTGTGAACCCAGGCACTCCTTGCTGATGCCACCAGCCCATAGGTCTCTGAGGGGACCCTCCAAAGGGACTGCCAAATTCTCTGGTTTGCCGTGGAATACTATAGAAAGTTATTTGtatgattaatgaaaataaaacacacctcgtgagggcttccctggtggcgcagtggttgagagtccacctgccgacgcaggggacacgggttcgtgccccggtccgggaagatcccacatgccgcagagcggctgggcccgtgagccatggccgctgagcctgcgcatccggaacctgtgctccgcgacgggagaggccacgacagtgagaggcctgcgtaccgcaaaaaaaacacccaaaaacaacaacaaaaaacatacctCGTGGcatggcaaaacaaaaacaaaagcaaaaaaacaaacaaaaaaaaccccattaaATTCTAACCCAGAGCAAAGATGAGCTCACAGAAACCTGGCCCCTTCTGACTTTTATAACCATGACTTTGGTCACAAGATTTCAAACCTTGAAGACGATTGTTTTTTAGGAAGATGTCTCCTCCTCTCTGTCCATTCAATCGAAGCTGCTAGAAGAGTGAGGACGCTTGAGGTGAAAGGTTTTATAGCCTGAAGACCAAGTGTTAATAAAGCCTAACACAAACCCAGTATTCAGAACATgcttagacaaaaaaaaaaaatttagactcTAATTTTCAAGTGCTTGTAATTTTTCTGGAGGGAGGGGTCGGTGAAGAGGAATTCTATAGTAACTGTAATCATCAAAGAGGATTTAATAAAGAGCACTTGTTTATGTGCTAAGAGTTTGCGCAGACTAACTAACACCCCTTAGAGATGACAGAAGTGCTGGAAATCAGACCTCAGTACTACAATGAGCTAGAAACTCAACCACCTACAGGACTGGGACAAATAATATACTGGTAATGACAAATGACATACTGGTAATGAAATGTGTTGACAAGGAAAATCACACAATGTAAAAGttatgagttaagttttatttggggactttattgaggactatagcctgagagacagcctctcagatagctcagAGGAACTCCAAGAGGTAAAGGGAGGAACCAGGAGATATATGAACCTTTTTGTTGGGGAAAAACATGTAGTCAAGTGTCAAAAGAGTATTGCTAATCACAAAGAAGAGAGATagctcaagttaatgattttaatgcttttctatgtatgggaagatgcaacaGTCTGGGGTCACTTGAAATTCTTCCATAGATATTCATCTTAAATACCTAAGGGGCGGTATATCCAAAGCACAGAACGtttgctgtttttctccatcctgaatttcCCTCAGAGTGCACTGTCAGTGGGCaactgcagtggctgatggcttggtccttgtagaactggaatggcaggtaacatttttttttctttacaaattcaACAACAGTTAATTAAACCTTGTAGTATTGatcactgtgttttaaaaattgcattcaCTAAAGGCCTTTCTACTTGACCATTTTCCCTAAATTCCAATAGCCACTTTCCAGTTTACTGCAAATACCTGAGTAGCACTGTGTTTTGCAGTTTAGCATTGAAACCATGCCCTATAGTTAATGGAAGCTGATAACTAATAGAAATGCTTGAATTTGTCTTACAGAACAACTGATAAGGGAACAGATTATTAAAACCCTTTTGCTTGTAAAAATATCTTCATTGAttaaggtttgggtttttttttctttttttcctctctttaattGTATCCCTTCCCAGCTTTACGCAGCCCAGGGGTTTTATAGGAATTTGGAGTCTGCTCCTGCCCACTGCAGGCTGGCTGGGGGCTGGTTGGGACCACCGACCCTAAACCTGGGCCTGTGCAGATGTCCAGTGAATGGCCTTTTGATGTCAGAGGGCCGGAAAACTCCACTCACAAATTATGCTAAGCGCCTCCATTTTGAATATGCAGAAACATGTAACCCAGATGCATGTGCACAGAACATCAATTACCTCACCTTTTAACCTgcctccaatcacctttccccagcCTAAGACCACCTGCTTATCCCTAAAATATCCCAATCCCCTGCCTTCAGGGAGGCGGATCTGAGACTTGTTCTCCTGTCTCCtcacttggctgccttgtgaataaactcTTTCTGGGCTGGAAACTTTGGTGTCTCAGCGTTTGGCTTGCTGTGTGTCAGGCTGACATGGTTCGGTAacagtaacaaaagcaaaaactgcAGCTATGTTAAAGCCTAGAGGAAGTGTATGTGAACtaatttcctttctaattcttcaACTCAAAGAAGAGGCTATAAAGCCTCCAGCCAGCTAGGGGCCTATGCATCATACCTCCCATATACTCTGCGTCAGTCTTTAGAACATGTATCCTCAAACACCTTTTAAAGTGCTTTCACAGGGCAATCCTGTGGGGCAGGCAGGAAGTATTACTAACCCCAATTTATAAGGGATCTGTCAGTCAGGAGGGTCTCCCCTGCAAGTAATGGAAAACCCAATTTATAcaataagaaacatttattatctcacataattGCAGAGACAAAACTAGTTTTTCCACAGAGGGAAGGAAGTCAATTAAAATCACCACCTGACAAGATGAAATTTACATATCAGTTACCTACAATTTAGAAAGCATGGCAAAACAACTCAAAGACAATGAATAGGGACAGAATCTGATAACTTGAAAGGGTATGCTGCAGACAATGCATGTTTTCCAttgaaatgcaaacattttttgtACCTCCCCAAAGAAGTCATATAGTAGGTATTTGTTTAGccatttggaattaaaaaaagaaaaaaaagaaagaaaaagaaaacatccatATTGagagttactttttttaaaagaaaaactaaagtatTTGGGTCATAaatcctgaaaaataaataaataaaagctcaaGAACGAAAGAGAGTGTCAGCACCTCAGGCTCAAAGCGACACCTTTGCAGGGAAGAAGATGTCCCAGGGTCGGAACCTGGGTGACTTGAGGCTGGCACAGGAGTCCTCTGAGCTTGAGAGAAGCTGCAGAAAACAGATGGTGAGACCAAGTTCAGAGTTAGGATTCTGGGGAGCCCTCTTGCAGGTCTTGAAGATCTGAACAGAGCAGTTGGTAGAAGCCATAATGGTCAAGAGGAGTCAAAGAGCACGCTGAGGCCTGAAGTCAAGGAAAGGGGACATTTACTGATAACCTCCAGCATGACAAGTACTTAAACATACATCCATTGAATCCTCTAACAACTAAGAAAACTGGGCCAGATATCTTCCGCTTGCCTTTTCAGAGCCACTGCCCACCATTCTCCACCTTCCTTTGTACCCAGGACTACATCAGTGGCTCTCCacgtgtggtccccagaccagctggatcagcatcacctgggaaagTGTTTGAACTGCAAAATCCAAgccccctccaccaccactgAATCAGAGCTCTGTATTTCAACAAGacctgcaggtgattctgatgcaggcccAAATCCCAGAACCACTGGACCTCTTTAAAAGGGCTCTCTTGCCCTCGGGATTCAAGTTGGGTTCATCAACAGGAAAGCCCCTGCAGAAGGTGAGAGGGAGGAGGTGCGTAAGCCCAGGTTACTTGTTCCCCCAGCTTCCCACCTGCACAGTCACATCAGGGTCCACAAAAGGTGCTGCTCCTGTTGGGTTTGCCCTTTGACGTTACTCACTTCTAAGCTCTGGCAACCGACCCTGTCCCTCTTGTCTTCAGGTCTGGGGGTGGAAATGACACTCAATGTTTCTGGCCTTGAGACAATGCACTATCGCTGTGACTTCCTTATAATTTGTCCACAGCTTTGTAAATTGTCCCTTTATTAAATTTTACTAAACTCTTTTCAAAGTATCCATTTTAAGTGTGTCATTGGTTTCCTGCTAGGACCCTGCCATTTCTGCCGTGACTCCCATTTTGAAGATAAGGAAATTTATCATCAGTAAACAAGCCCAAGGTTGCCCAGTAAGA contains these protein-coding regions:
- the LOC101321855 gene encoding thymosin beta-10-like; the protein is MISQLILVSCCSNVSRSTGTVGLEQNFLDCFKKMAGEQDMGEITSFNKAKLKKTEAQEKNTLLTKETTEQEKQAE